A genomic window from Chlamydia poikilotherma includes:
- a CDS encoding virulence factor produces the protein MNDKQNMTNDFIKIVKDVEKDFPELDIKMKVHKEKITFLNSPLELYHKSISVILNLLNQIQTSLGLFPDSPIVEQMEHNNLKLKKALIMLILSRKDMFSTAE, from the coding sequence ATGAATGATAAACAGAATATGACTAACGATTTTATCAAAATTGTGAAAGATGTTGAGAAAGATTTCCCAGAACTAGATATCAAGATGAAAGTGCATAAGGAAAAGATTACTTTTTTGAATTCTCCTTTAGAATTGTACCACAAAAGTATATCCGTTATTCTAAACCTACTCAATCAAATACAAACATCTTTAGGTTTGTTCCCCGACTCTCCTATAGTCGAACAGATGGAACATAATAATTTGAAGCTGAAAAAAGCCTTGATCATGTTGATTTTATCAAGAAAAGATATGTTCTCAACAGCTGAATAA